CCTGCCGTCGCCCCCAAGCCCGCACTGGCGTGCCCCGCCTCCAACGCGCCACCAACAACCGCCGCGATCCGCCCACGCCAGATCCAACGAGCTGTGGGAGAagagatcccgccgccgccgacgccgaccgggctttgcccggcggcaCGTCCCGGTGGCGGCGAGGAGGAGAGGTCGGGGGAGGGACAAGGacgcggcggcgctagggttcccCCGGTCGCCGCGCAGGGGCGACACGGGAGGAGTTGCCTCCCTTCTTATGCATTTTGATTTTAGGCAAATGTTTTAGGTAAAGTGTATATATATGGTTACATTCATAATACTTTtcctctcacacacacacacacacgtacacacacacgcgcacgcgcacacacacatacacacttCAAAAATAATGTATGTATatgaataaaaataaaaataaagaaaacaATGAAAACAATGAATGTGAAAGAAAATGAGGTAATGGCCTCCGGCGCACAGGGTCGGCCTAGTACGGTATTGAGCGAGGTATAGGCGCGCCCGAGATCTCACGTTTGCAGCCTTGCAGGTCCTAAATAGCAGCACCAACGTCGCCCATGAATCGAAGCTGGTGGCCGGGTTCTTGTGGACCGCGTGGACCGGGAGTGGGCATCataaggccttgtacaatgcaaggtgcttagagaaataaaccaGGCTTTTCTTAAGCATCGGTGCTTATTTATACATGATAGACGCTTAACTAAGCGCCTCTCCTGTAgaaataggcaccggtgcttcagaaaaacttggtttatttttctaagcacctccctaagcatctcccattgtacaaggcctaacCATACATAGCTGGGGTTGAACCTCGTTTCTAAaagacaaaaaaataaaataactaGTTAAGACTTACCCCATATAAAGGTTACCATCACCTTCTCAGGCGTTCATAAGTGGCGCAGCCCATACGCATCACTTGTTGGAACCTGTgagttttttcctgtttttttgtACACTCGTTTATTCAAAAAGTTTATATCTCTTGAACCGTGGTCCAAATCCCAAACCATTGTCATCGTTGGATATCTCGCGTCGAGTTCTTCGGAACTAGATCCATATTAATAGGTTCCGGATACCTTTTTTCATGATAAAAAACAGGAAacaaaactgaagaaaaaaacaGAGCTGGAAGcatgtttttttttcctttttttcctttttgagaAGCACTTCTCGCGGAAGCAAATTTGTGCCTAGATAAGAAATGAATATGTGCCAAGATATGAGAAGCATTTCGAGAAGCAAAAAAAATTCCTTTTTTCTGAGAAGCACTCATGAAAACACATATGTGCCACGACAAACAAATCAATGTCTCTGATGGAAGCATGGATTTTTTCCCcttttctgagaagcatatatgTGCTTCTTGCGAAAGCAAATCTGTGCCCTCATGAAGCATAAATTTTCCCCTTTTCCGCAAAGCACGGTTGTGCATTTCATGGAAAAACAAACTTTTTCGTGCAAAAAAATGTCATGATTTTTCTCACCAAAACGTGGGGAGAACCTGGCGAAAATCAAAAGGCCAAAAGGACCTACAAAAACTATCTAAAATGCgtaagaaaaaaacaaaattcagagggagtacccaacatgcgacATATAGCATCAGGACGCACCACTTGACTAGCTCACAGGGCAGCAAAACTGTCCCTTGGAGGCCTCAAGGGTAACCTCGAGTTAGTTGCCCACAAAAAGACTCATCTCTCTTTGTGTTGAATTTTTTTCATTAAAACTCTCAAATTACGACAACTAATAACTTGTACTATAAAATGTGACACTTGTCACCATCAAAAAATATCTGATCACTTTTGCGAAGGTACGCCTTAATCAGCAATTTCGCCGTCTTCTCGTATTGTATCAATCCGACTCGTACTGGACGATTTCTTGACGGAACGGACTCGTCGTGTTGAGCATTGGGATGTCCGTGAAGCATTTCGGATATATTCGTATTTGTCTCGTCTCCCGAGCTCATGTGCTCCCCTGCTCACCTACCGATCTCGTCTTCCCAAGATTTCCAAATCAAGCAGAGCCATGGCGAACCTCCTCTCCTCGGCCCCGTCCCACGCGACGCTCCCGGACTGCTTCGTCTTCCTGCCCGATCAGCGCCCGCCGGCCTCCTCTCAGGCTGTCTCCCTCCCGGTCATCGACCTCTGTCGCGGCCGCGACGAGGTCCGCCGCGCCGTCCTCGACGCCGGCAAGGAGCTCGGGTTCTTCCAGGCCAGTCCAAACTCATAGCCCCCTTTCAATTAGGTACTTCATCTCTCGATGTTTCGTGGTCGAAGCACCTGACCGGCTGACCGCCGCGCGGTGATGTGTGCAGGTGGTCAACCACGGCGTCTCTGCGGAGGTGATACGGCACATGGAGGCGGTGTGCGAGGAGTTCTTCTGGCTCCCTGCGGAGGAGAAGGTGGCCTTCTACTCGGAGGACACGGGCAAGCCCAACCGGCTCTTCTCCAGCACCACCTACGAGCTCGGCGGCGAGAAGTACTGGCGGGACAGCCTCCGCCTCGCCTGCGGCTCGCCCGTCGGCGACACCAAGAACAACTGGCCCGACAAACCCCAAAAGCTCCGGTAAATAAAGGATGGCAACTCAAATCATATGATTTTGGTTTGACTAATTTTGGTGTTGACTGCAGCGAGGTGGTGGAGAAGTTCGTGGAGCCGACGAGAGGCGTGGGGATGCAGCTGCTGAGGCTGCTGTGCGAGGGCATGGGGCTCCGTCCGGACTACTTCGAAGGGGCCCTCACCGGCGGCGACGTGATCATTAACGTTAACCACTACCCGCCGCGCCCTGCCCCGGGCCTGACGCTCGGCCTGCTGccccacactactaggaaaagggttataaataatatggacactaatggcgcaccagacattcggtgcgccactactatataacagtggcgcaccgtgtgttggtgcgccattagtgtgatagacactaatgacgcaccacaaccatggtgcgccactactaattttttttcttccaaaaatactaatggcgcagcAGGGCACagtgcgtcattactagttttaacaagtaatggcgcaccagtcaccccgtacgtcactactatcattttttttgcaaaactactaatggcgcaccgccagctggtgcgccattagtaaccagggttactaatggtgcttttgtgggtggtgcgccattaataacctgggaccagctagatattttggacagccacctacacactcactttccacacttcattctctccacctcctcctccaagcttgtctcggctgcctcctcctcctcacctcatttgcaccatagattcatccaaattaagtggttaaattacctttttttgataggtaagtaaggggaaagctttctttatgttgtagatctacttttttctccctccaacaacgtgcacatgcactttttatggcctagctaaaTCTATGTATGTtggtggtgttgcatatgtttgtggtgttgcatatatgtttgtgtttgcaggtaccggtatttgaaatgcgatagttgccaatattttgccggaatgttgattcatttccgtttcggcgagaattttggcactatgcattctttttggacctatttttaggcaaagtcatgccaaattttttcttggttctaaaatatcgttttgctctaccccgcaggcgaccatggtccgcacgatgaccgaagggatcgtgaataggtttttgagctccgcgaaggccgagatgcttcaaaagaacgagacggagataagatgtccgtgtcgaagatgcaagctgaggagccttatggacccggatcccgtacaggtgcgggaccacctactcttgcgtggtttcacggatggctatcggtggcaaggtgatgaagatggttATGAAGTCATCCATGGGGGCCGgacaagaaatgaggaagggcagcaagacaaccgcggcgagggcgggcgagaagacgaagaatcttcAGGAcgtgatcacgaagtagatgtagtacacagtcatcatgtagaagatgccggacatgatgatgaggaagatgccggagcagacgaagggcatgatcatgaagatgaagatgccggagcagacgacgatggaccatcgatgggctgggtgcaggaccctcatattcaagagctgcttctcaagcagacggataacgcaagagctgtccctcgagagaaagccaagctggatcaactggagatagacgcggttactccattgtatgaaggatgcaggcccgaggatacccgcctgaaagtaacgctcatggctctggagatgaaggtaaaacacaaaatgaccgacgcatgcttcgacgagaacatgtcattctggcaagAACGTCTTCCCAAGGAGAACAAGTGCCCAACCAGTTTCGatgaggcgaagaaaatcgtgtgtcctctgaattcactacaagaaatatgtcaactagtgaccttctgtcagtgaccctggaagaattggtcatagatctatgaccatttgagaccaattggtcaaaagctgttcgggggctccaaaccctaaaccattgcgaccattttggtcagaaaggtcataatttccttacacgaaatggtcataaagcaaaCAGCGCtagtccgctgccttatttctagttgttaacgaccaatatagatggtcatagccATGTAAGTTATGGTGGGTTGCGATGACTAGGCGCCatctcatcagttttgcctatgtgtcatgtccatgtgtcaatttttgccctaggttgtgaagcaacctatatttctgttattccaaaaattcccaaaaaattctcataaattgtttggatcatatcttcatcaaatatgtcaaaaaccttccttgcctagttcaaaataattcaacaatattctttttcctattctgttcagagcatcactttgtgaaggaagtaccactttggcatgtccaaatagtatcaattttctacagtgctttcctatgcccaaataaccatcctccatcaaatgccagctcaatccattcattattttgagcccagcttcaacattcgtatttttgtccagtgtggtactttgcacagcaagtaccacctaggctcctccttttgagctgaaaatttgtgaagacggtcttcttagtaactgatcatcctcacccaaaactcacgcccattagccatgtacatttcccgtatcgctaatcaaacacttggctgctaattcatgtttgagcatcgatcggtctcctcgtgagaatcttatgttgtaattttcatcctagcacctacctggggagtgcccaacccactagacatgcctaggccgcccagaacacatggcaacgccacggtcacgcggtgaccacgcggcgggcatgcgagttcacgcgctctagagttggggccctcggccaccgctcaaacctcgacgtatcgccaccacaccatgtatttatgattaaataggtacttatgtaagtagaaatgatttttggaaaaaataaatagcaaactatgaggcagctgcagttcaaatttgacccgcttccagctgaatcggtggaaatttgtctttttcacgagaggtggatcaaaactttatACAcacaaccattttgtcaattgtgcattaaatatgtcctagtattttagaaaaattgatttggtccaatttttcaacaattatttgggaggttcttcacaaaaaaccctccttttgggcactcgaaaaatggaaaatggttttttcgtccaaagaaaatgaaactTCCTTAGGAAAGATTGTtcgccattccaatatgcacccttgtgcacaatatgagatcatttgaacaaactatgccatgaatgtggccataagattgatcatttggcttgaaagccatttgATCTCCatacgtgatagctcgtttctgagaacatttttttaaaaacaattgccgtattacaagtttgttatttttcgtgggaacttggccacatataattaCACAATGCGAatgtttcccaattttttgatttttttgaaatttttatgcctgtttcaaaatgcggtcgaaacggcgggaatgatcgttcctagctagtggttgaatcttggaattttttggtgtttctcggattaaatagatacttatgtacctagaaatgatttttggaaaaaataaagagcaaactacaaggcagctacagttcaaatttgacccacttccaactgaatcggcggaaatttgtctttttcacgagaggtggatcaaaacattttacacccaaccatttggtcaattgtgcattaaatatggcgtAGTActttataaaaatgatttggtccaattttgcaacaaatattttccttcacaaaaaaacctccttttgggcactcgaaaaatggaaaatggttttttcgtccaaagagaATGAAAACTTCCTCAGGcaatattgtttgccattccaatatgcacccttgtgcacaatatgagaccattcgaacaaactatgccatgaatgtggccataagattgatcatttggcttgaaagccattgatctccacacgtgatagctcgtttgtgagaacacttttttaaaataattgccttATTACAAGGTTATTATTTTTccagggaacttggccacatataatgacacaatgcgaaggtttcccaattttttgattttttttgatttttttatgcccgtttcacaatttcggtcaaaacggcgggaatgaccgttcctagctagtggttgaatcttcgaatttttttgatgtttctctgattaaatagatacttatgtacctacaaatgatttttggaaaaaataaagagcaaactacaaggcagctacagttcaaatttgacccgcttccacctgaatcggcggaaatttgtctttttcacaagaggtggatcaaaactttttacacccaaccatttggtcaattgtgcattaaatatggcctagtattttataaaactgatttggtccaattttgcaacaattatttgggaggtccttcacaaaaaacctccttttgggcactcgaaaaatggaaaatggttttttcgtccaaagaaaatgaaaacttccttaggcaatattgtttgccatttcaatatgcacccttgtgcacaatatgagatcatttgaacaaactatgccatgaatgtggccataagattgatcatttggcttgaaagccattgatctccacacgtgatagctcgtttctgagaacacatttttaaaataattgccttattacaagtttattatttttcctgggaacttggccacatataatgacacaatgcgaaggtttcccaattttttgaattttttatgcccgtttcaaaatgcggtcaaaacggcgggaatgaccgttcctagatagtggttgaatcttcgaatttttttgatgtttctctgattaaatagatacttatgtacctagaaatgatttttggaaaaaataaagtgcaaactacaaggcagctacagttcaaatttgacccgcttccagctgaatcggcggaaatttgtctttttcacgagaggtggatcaaaactttttacacccaaccatttggtcaattgtgcattaaatatggcctagtattttagaaaattgatttggtccaattttgcaacaaatatattataggtccttcacaaaaaaacttattttgggcactcgaaaaatggaaaattgatTTTTCGTGCAAAGGAAATAAAAACTCCCTTTGTCAATATTGTTTGCAAATCCATGATGTAAACTTGTGCAAAATATGATATCATTTGAACAAATatttgataggactttcacaaaaaTACTCATTTTGAGCACTGAAAAATGGAATGAAATTTTTTATCTTGAATTGATCACGACCAATTTATATGGTCATAAGTTCATCAAATGGTTTGCTGCGTTCTGATTGGACCATGAGCATATCACGCGGATCACGCATCAACCACCGTCGGATGCTTCCGGATCCAACGGCCCAAACCCACCAGAGCCGAAACCCTAGGTTTGTCCTCATGGATATTTTCCACCCACCCCCCGCCTccattctttctttctttctctccctccccgctCAGATCCGCTCCCCTCTCCCCCGATGCAGATCCCCCTCGTCCCCCTCGTCGCCGCCACCCACCACTCTAAACCTCGCCGCCACCCACCTCCGTCGCCGCCCTCACTCTCCCCTCGTCTCCCTCGTCCTCGACCAACCTCGCCGCCGTGCAGGGGCTGGGTTGTCGCCGCGTGCTGTTCCAGCGGGTTGTCGCTGCGGGGGCCGGCTCCCATGATTCGATCCAATCCTCTCCCCCGATCCCACCTGCTGGCGGCGACCTCCTCTCAAccagccccgccgccggcctccaGATCCAACCCAGCA
This sequence is a window from Aegilops tauschii subsp. strangulata cultivar AL8/78 chromosome 7, Aet v6.0, whole genome shotgun sequence. Protein-coding genes within it:
- the LOC109749041 gene encoding 2'-deoxymugineic-acid 2'-dioxygenase-like; the encoded protein is MANLLSSAPSHATLPDCFVFLPDQRPPASSQAVSLPVIDLCRGRDEVRRAVLDAGKELGFFQVVNHGVSAEVIRHMEAVCEEFFWLPAEEKVAFYSEDTGKPNRLFSSTTYELGGEKYWRDSLRLACGSPVGDTKNNWPDKPQKLR